A region of Vigna radiata var. radiata cultivar VC1973A unplaced genomic scaffold, Vradiata_ver6 scaffold_374, whole genome shotgun sequence DNA encodes the following proteins:
- the LOC106780193 gene encoding beta-conglycinin, beta chain-like precursor (The RefSeq protein has 3 substitutions compared to this genomic sequence): MVRARIPLLLLLGILFLASLSVSFGIVHRENIDGAEVSVSRGKNNPFYFNSDRWFHTLFRNQFGHLRVLQRFDQRSKQMQNLENYRVVELMSKPNTLLLPHHADADFLLVVLNGRAVLTLVNPDGRDSNILEQGHAQKIPAGTTFFLVNPDDNENLRIIKLAVPVNNPHRFQDFFLSSTEAQQSYLQGFSKNILEASFDSDIKEISRVLFGEEGQQQQQGQESQQEGVIVELKREQIRELTKHAKSSSKKSLSSEDQPFNLRNQKPIYSNKLGRWFEITPEKNPQLRDLDMFIRSVDMKEGSLLLPHYNSKAIVILVINEGKANIELVGQREQQKQQEEQEESWEVQRYRAELSEDDVFIIPATYPVAINATSNLNFFAFGINAENNQRNFLAGEKDNVISEIPTEVLDVTFPASGEKVKKLIKKQSESQFVDAQPEQQEREEARKGGKGPFVY; this comes from the exons ATGGTGAGAGCAAGGATTCCACTGCTGCTGTTGCTGGGAATTCTTTTCCTGGCATCACTTTCTGTCTCCTTCGGCATCGTACACCGGGAGAACATTGATGGCGCAGAAGTGTCCGTTTCAAGAGGAAAAAATAACCCTTTCTACTTCAACTCTGACAGGTGGTTCNACANTCTATTCAGAAACCAATTCGGTCACCTTCGGGTCCTCCAGAGGTTCGACCAACGCTCCAAACAAATGCAGAATCTTGAAAACTACCGTGTTGTAGAGTTCATGTCCAAACCCAACACCCTCCTTCTTCCTCACCATGCTGATGCCGATTTCCTCCTAGTTGTCCTTAATG GGAGAGCGGTACTCACCTTGGTNAACCCTGACGGCAGAGACTCCAACATTCTTGAGCAAGGCCATGCTCAGAAAATCCCTGCAGGAACCACTTTCTTTTTGGTTAACCCTGACGACAACGAGAATCTCAGAATAATCAAACTCGCCGTACCCGTTAACAACCCTCACAGATTTCAA GACTTTTTCCTATCTAGCACAGAAGCACAACAATCCTACTTGCAAGGATTCAGCAAGAATATTCTAGAGGCCTCCTTCGAT AGCGACATCAAGGAGATAAGCAGGGTTCTGTTTGGAGAGGAGGGACAGCAACAACAGCAAGGCCAGGAGAGTCAGCAAGAGGGAGTGATTGTTGAACTTAAAAGGGAACAGATTCGGGAATTGACCAAACATGCCAAATCTAGTTCAAAGAAATCCCTTTCCTCCGAAGATCAACCATTCAACCTGCGAAACCAAAAACCCATCTACTCCAACAAACTTGGAAGGTGGTTTGAGATCACTCCGGAGAAAAACCCCCAACTTAGGGACTTGGACATGTTCATCAGATCTGTGGATATGAAAGAG GGAAGCCTTCTTCTGCCACACTACAATTCTAAGGCCATAGTAATACTGGTGATTAATGAGGGAAAAGCAAACATTGAACTTGTTGGCCAAAGAGAACAACAGAAGCAGCAAGAAGAACAAGAGGAAAGTTGGGAAGTGCAGAGGTATAGAGCTGAGTTGTCTGAAGACGATGTATTTATAATCCCTGCAACTTATCCGGTTGCCATCAACGCTACCTCCAATCTGAATTTCTTTGCTTTCGGCATCAATGCTGAGAACAACCAGAGGAACTTCCTTGCAg GTGAGAAAGACAATGTGATAAGCGAGATACCTACAGAGGTGTTGGATGTTACGTTCCCTGCGTCTGGTGAGAAGGTAAAGAAGCTGATAAAGAAGCAGAGCGAATCCCAGTTTGTGGATGCACAGCCTGAGCAACAGGAAAGGGAGGAGGCGCGTAAGGGAGGAAAGGGTCCATTTGTGTACTGA
- the LOC106780181 gene encoding transcription factor DICHOTOMA-like yields MFSSTYDSNLFPNFPSSSYPILPFLIDPENDFASNTLFDDPLLVPFTPITHDPPFPEETVANFAVADCTAILEQDANTNYGSHNGSMSNFLTQKPAIAKKDRHSKIHTSQGLRDRRVRLSSEIARKFFDLQDMLEFDKPSNTLEWLFTKSENAIKELAQSKHSGSISGGDKCSGDASVDSNNNKSLAGSGVDGSKGRKSKSAQKDDACVQTKKESRERARARARERTCYKMCSTRRVQQDFDERCPVTANTQMLHQLRSSILPEPEAYARWVQPYNPFLIHNEAPRDGFDVIEESIMIKRNMKPSTMMASHNQNQNQNQNQSQNLVIPRDASFNNNVCPLLPYSTPDWDTNGAFTGYSNFCAIGTMNLSTCFMNPCFPDSSKAKQKSTTYFTKAL; encoded by the exons ATGTTCTCTTCCACATATGACTCCAACCTTTTTCCAAActtcccttcttcttcttacCCTATACTTCCTTTTCTCATTGATCCTGAAAATGATTTTGCAAGCAACACCCTTTTTGATGACCCTCTTCTTGTTCCCTTCACACCCATCACCCATGATCCTCCATTTCCTGAAGAGACTGTTGCTAATTTTGCAGTTGCTGACTGCACTGCCATTCTTGAACAAGATGCAAACACTAACTATGGTTCCCACAATGGTAGCATGTCCAATTTTCTGACCCAGAAACCAGCCATAGCAAAGAAAGACAGGCACAGTAAGATTCACACATCTCAGGGTTTGAGGGACCGTAGGGTGAGATTATCAAGCGAAATAGCTCGCAAGTTCTTTGATCTTCAGGACATGTTAGAGTTTGACAAACCAAGTAACACACTTGAGTGGCTTTTCACAAAGTCTGAGAATGCGATCAAAGAACTAGCCCAAAGTAAGCATAGCGGCAGTATTAGTGGGGGTGACAAGTGTTCTGGCGACGCTTCTGTGGATTCAAATAACAACAAATCATTGGCGGGTAGTGGGGTTGATGGTTCCAAAGGGAGGAAGTCAAAATCGGCACAGAAGGATGATGCTTGTGTTCAGACCAAAAAGGAGTCAAGGGAAAGGGCAAGAGCAAGAGCAAGAGAGAGGACTTGCTACAAAATGTGTAGCACTAGAAGGGTGCAGCAAGACTTTGATGAAAGGTGCCCTGTAACTGCAAACACTCAAATGCTGCACCAATTGAGGTCATCCATTCTGCCTGAACCTGAAGCTTACGCGAGATGGGTTCAGCCTTATAACCCTTTTCTCATTCATAATGAAGCACCCAGAGATGGATTTGACGTCATTGAAGAATCTATTATGATTAAAAGGAATATGAAGCCGTCAACTATGATGGCTTCTcataaccaaaaccaaaaccaaaaccaaaaccaaagcCAAAACCTTGTGATCCCTAGGGATGCAAGTTTCAACAACAATGTGTGCCCCTTGCTACCCTATTCCACTCCAGACTGGGACACTAATGGGGCCTTTACTGGATACTCCAACTTTTGTGCAATAGGAACCATGAACCTATCTACATGTTTCATGAACCCGTg CTTCCCCGATTCAAGCAAGGCTAAACAGAAGTCAACCACGTATTTCACAAAAGCTCTGTGA